Genomic window (Heptranchias perlo isolate sHepPer1 chromosome 11, sHepPer1.hap1, whole genome shotgun sequence):
ctcttatgagggactttatcgaatcccttctggaagtccatataaacaacatccatagacattcccctgtccattactttagtcaccttttcaaaaaattcaatcaagtcgtcaggcatgacctatgctttacaaatccatgctggctctctctgatcagctgaaaattttcaaggtgttcagtcactctttccctaattatagactccagtaatttccccacaacagatgttaggctaactggtctataattccctggtttccctctctcacctttcttaaataacggagtgacatgtgaaattttccaatctaaaggaacggtccctgaatcaagagaactttggaagattatagttcgggcattgCAGTgttctcacttacttcctttaaaaccctgggatggaaaccatctggtcttgggaatttgtcactctttagtgccattattttcttgatggtgaagggtagagctgggtgtggtcagcatacatgtggaagcagaTAATGTCACCATCGGGGATTGACTAACAATTTCTAGTCATTCAGGAGACATCAAGCACCTCAGTGTTAGTACAGTTCTTTGATATCTGCTAGTCTTTGAAGAGAGGCACAGACACcaggggcccaatattaggagggcggcgggttggcagcggggggtcgactgggcacgtgggtaacgcgcccagtgaaatcagggtgctccgcgtgcaatcgcagcttgattgaaggtacttacctttgcttccgggtttcgcgctggaaagctgcgcaggcgcatcataggctgtcagctggaggagccctatttaaaggggcagtcctccactgactgatgctgcagaaaataggcaaaatgcagcatggagcagcccagggggaaggctgctcccaggtttaatgatgcctcactccaagtcttattggatggggtgaggaggagggggaggacagagatcttctccccggtgggcgggaggaagtggcctgcctctgctaccaagaaggcctggctcgaggtggcagaggaggtcaccagcaccaccaacatatcgcccacctgcatacagtgcaggaggcgcttcaatcatctaaataggtcagccgaagtgagtacacttactcattcccctacactccgtctgccacatcactgtccccaccccacatctccttctgcacagccaacactactctgtcacatcacccctcacacccactcaaagctcatcctcatcttacctgcatttactcacctcgccagtactcatcccaccactaccactcaacccaatcctcatacaatctcatggctctatctcatactcaccctctcatgcatctcttccatggtcagcctcactcaacctgccactacctgtgctgcagccacagggcatgcatcacatatgtgcagtaggaagcgtaaggcaaacgtgtcgtgaccatgaaggggatgcacaagggtgtttgagggtttgtcatggtttttacttatatttgatttctgatcaactcacattacatattatattggcaccactactgccacgtctttgtgaatcttgtctggtttgtgcaataatgcctttcctgaggatcacaatgaagacccacaactgatgacacccattgtgtcactgcagagtgggtgtaggtgtatttgcagggctcttttgtgcagacgactgagagacgctggcgatgtccccggtggcaccctggaaggatccggagaagttgttgggggcagtggtgactttgacagcgacaggtaagaagatggtgctcgggccaaccgggggcagctcggcatgaaggaggctgcagatgtccacgactacatgtcgagtgactctgagcctccgtgtgcactgctgctcagagaggtccaggaagctgagcctcggtctgtggaccctgtggcgagggtagtgacctctgcgacacatctctctctgcggttgccctccctcctgctgtgcaggtggatgtgtcacagcactgtgttgtggagctccacgtgtcagaggtggatggcgaggctggtgaggctggtgatgctgttcgccctccgaggaggtcatgactgcagctacggcggcccccaactggaagatgtacatctgagggggtccgcaaggtaggtaaatgtgtctggacatcggggtaagtgtgcaagtttgtgaattttcttgtcaggaggagggtggtggaggccaaactttgtccaaagtgacagagtggcctcctgcaatgagtgagggtctcccccccacccccccacctgtcaaatggacctttgcagctgccacaggctgatggctgcaacacgtccatttcaactgggagtgtttcccccagtacgggaaactgtcccagttgagatgaaaatcccatccctgctaaaatatcaggtcaatcaggtctgctaacgacctgaagtatctaaataattaccttaagtggcatcccgccggctttaattgccggtgggagtcccacatgcgggggctgcgtgcgcatgtcagcgcgtcactggggaacccagaagtgggcgggttggagccgggctccggacccgccccgggaatccccgattttcggagcccccccccgccacgaacccgccggctcgggggtccgaaaatcgagccccagaagTGAGTTAAGCAGCAAAAAGCCTGTAAAAGGAGTCAAGGCAGCAGAAAGGGAGAAATAACCCCTGCACTATTGGCAGGACAGACAGCAAAGTGAATCTATCTTTCTTTGTTAAGTAAGAATCCCATCAAGTGGGCGCGTATATAcatgttctttatttttgtaatgGTACACAGACAaaagttgaactggttgtgccaAGTGACTTTCAGCATACTCAAGTGTTCTGAATGTACTGTCTACTGTTAAATAAAGCAGCTTACGAACTGGAccaaacagcacctcatctagaGTTAACTCAATGATTCAAGGAGTACACACGCTTAGAACACTAGGATCTGGTCCAGATCACAAGGGAGTTTCATTGTTACATTTCTGGGTCCTGCTACTGCGCTAGCAGACACGGGGCAGTGGGAGTcaacttccattttaaaaaaaaaagcaggtaaCCTGCTCACTTAAGGGAGTGACTGATACTAATGAACCAGCGTTAAATATTTTTTATATGGTTAAACGCATAAACATTTGTGCTGTAAACTTATATGGTTCtatgcagggctattgggagaaAGCTCTGGCAAAGAGCTGAcaaagacatgatgggctgaatggccttttgtgctgtaaacacctgttattctatatagtTAAAATTACAATTTGGGTGTCAGATTTTTACAGAATCACTATGTTGGACGTTTCAACCTTTTCAgataaaagaaaaaatatttttgcataaaTTTTATATGCAAAATTATCTTTGTGAAATACACATTCTAagtacagtagtgtaatggccGTGGTACTGGATTGCATCCACAGGTTGTAAATTTATAATCCCGGAATAGcgagttatgaaattgaattcaataatttGTGGGCTCGCACCAGAAAATAAACATGaaaactgtcagattgttgtaataaCCAACAGGTTCATGAATGTCCGTCAGGGAAGAGAACCTGCCACCCttatctggcctacatgtgacaccTGTCCTGCGCTACATGGTTGTTCTGAATGCCATCCCAATGCACAATTGCTTCAAGGGAATTGGATGTCTACTTGAAAAAGAGCCATTTGCAGGGCCAtgaggaaggaggaggggagtgggaccattggacagctctttcaaagagccggcgtaggcacgatgggccgaatggccaccttctgtgctgtaagagtctatgattccaAGAAGGTAACTCACTACCAgcctctcagggcaactagggatgggcaatgaatgtggTCTTGCTAacttcctgagaacaaattttaaaaatcaaatttagGGAGTTTATAAATATTCAGCTAAACCTGATATTGAATTAGTGCCTTACTCTGACCTCCAGTTATTTGTTATTCTTTTTTTAGTTGTGCATAGGCTCATAAGATAATAATTGCGTGGATTACCAAGTTTTGCACTGGTTTGTCACGTTTCcagattttctgaccatttttcCTAAGAAACGATTTGAAACAAAATGAGTTATTTTCAAGTGTTGGGTTTTAGAAGAAGGTGGGTTTGCCCACGTTTAAAAAGGAAAACCATCGGTGGCAGGCATTTGGAAAATGTTTATTGAAGCCGACCTTCGGGGGAATTTTAAAAGCCCCCCCCCCGCATGACGGTGGGAGTGGGTcagggaggggttaaaatttttAAATTGCGTAACGCGTACCCGCCTGCCACCATTTTTACGGCGGCGGACTGCAAGCCGTGTCTGTGTCCCGCTCTCGCGAGGTGGGACAATTCAttctaatatttaaatcaggctcccacagtgcagttgagagcctgatttaaatttaacgctggctgGCTGGGTTTCCTAGGGTTCTGGAAACCTGGCAACTAAATGGAGTCGGGAACAGCTGGATCAAGCAGGTGAGTGCTTTATATAGCAccgcttgtgggccaagaggagcagtcaCGTCAGAGagcccactgatgtggggaagtgtagCGATATCttcattttgtatcattttgcaaaGATAAGTTGTTCCAATTTAActtaagtgaatctgatcataactgttgctctgtatatTTATTTATGAAACAAAGCAACTTAACAATTCGTATTAAGTCTTGTCTCAGCAACTGTTAACTTGGTCCACGTTCAGACATCGAAGAAGTACTCATATGAAAGAAATGAACATCTGGTTTAGAACACAAGGGGTAATTACTATTATTATACCCATGGGTTATGCTATCGTACAAGTAGATATTGAGCAGTTTGAGTTAACACCCATCACAAAGATGCTTAGACTGCTTATGAAAGTGTCTTGGAGGGCACTGAACCCAAGAGACTATCTAAGGTAGATCCAAATTTGTAACATTTCTGGCAGTAGATTACCCCtagttgagcttccgaccccatatcctctccatcacaaagactgactAATTCCCCTTAAGTAATATCCATCTAAATAATATCccactgcctcagcccatttcctgctgaaaccctcatccatgtcgttgtcacctccagattcagtgattccaatgctctcctggctggcctcccataaacttgagctcatccaaaacttgctGCCTGCATCCCAACCCCCACCAAGCCCTACTCACCTACCCtggctccaatttaaaattctcatcctcatgtttaaatccattCACAGCTCACcagcccctatctctgtaatgtcctccagctctacaaccctccaataaCTCTGCGTccctccaactctggactcttgtgcatcctccaattccttcaccccaccaatggcggccatgtctttggccgtctaggccctaaactctggaattccctctttaaacctctctctcctcctttaagaccatcttaactctttaaccaaacttttagtcatccctcctaatgtctccttcattggctcgatgtcaaatttttgtctgattacgcttttgTGAACCATCTCTGGACGTTTTTCTCTGTTAAAGGCatggtataaatacaagttattgttgttgtcaaATCTGAGTCATTTGGAATAATTTTCAAAactttcagttttaaaatttaatgCATATTATCTCAAAAAAACAGCTCCATGTGTTTAAACAGGTTTGCAACCCGTCTCGCTCTTAATCATATCTCTGCAAATGTGTTCATATAaaaatagcttttttttttagttaGTGCTTTAATCACAGTGAAAATCAGAAGTTTGTTGTTTTTGAAAAGTGAAACGAGAATCACCTATACAATGATTTCATTTCCAACTTACCTCCTCTCAATGCCTTCTCCCAAAGTTGAGGATGAGAGAAAGGAAACAACCGAAATCATTGACAGGATAAatctagggggggggggggggggggagaaaacccCCTACAAGCATTACGCGTTAATTGCTTTGGTAGTTTTTGTCCTAGTCAGGATACTGTAGTCACTGacattccctcctcccccccccccccccgaataggATGATGTCACCGAATAGAATGTTTACATTGTAGCTGAAACTGACCGGGTTCGATTCATTGTTAAATTGTTACATTGTTTCTCCAAGGTTCCATCAGTGTCACTCCCTTTGGAACTGCGTTAAAAAGAAATCCACGCCAGCGAAAGACGTTGATCCACCGGATCGGTGCGAGGATGAACTGCAGATCTCAGACCCTGGAGCTGACGGTGGAAGCCAGGCAGATCGAGGAGACCGTGCTGGCCGTGCTCCACACCGTGCTGCTCCACAGGAGCTCGGGCAAATTCCACTACAAGAAGGAGGGCACCTACTCCATCGGCACCGTGGGCACCGAAGACGTCGACTGTGATTTCGTCGATTGCACCTATGTGCGGGTATCGTCCGACGAGCTGGACCGCACGTTGCGTAGATCGGTAGGCGAGTTTAAGGTGGGTTTCCTCTTCCtatctgcattttttttaaaaaaagggggggggggctccagaTATAAGCTCCGGTTTGTCATGAAACGGGATTGCGCCCAATTCCCAGTGCACCGTTTGTTGGTGTGTCGACCACTCTATTTAAATCCAACTGGTTCGATTGTCTGTCTCAGACCGCATTCTTTTCATAACGATTTACAGAAGGCCTACAATTATAGCGTCGCCCTCTCGCCTCTTGAGTGAGCGTTTCACGGGTTCaggtccccctccagagacttgagcccataatctaggctgagacttcaCTCCAttgcagtgccgagggagtgctgcactgttggaggtgccgtctttcggatgagatattaaaccgaaagGTGTATTCTGCCCTCCctggtgggcataaaagatccaatggtgctattcgaagaagagctggggagttctcccctgtttaACGTTTGgcctgaaagaaggcacctctgacaatgcagtgcaccctcagtactgcactggagtgaagtgtcagcctagattatgtgctcgagtctctgaccataaccttctgactcagaggcaggagtgctaccactgagccaaggctgacaccaaaccAGCTAAAGTGTCACCAGATTtgggggaaatggaaaaaaaaaccagCCAGCCACTTCTGCCGGCTACCTGGTCACCCAGTGTAAATGTGCGAGCGTTGAATGAGGACAGGAGCAGGCTAGTGCCTCTGACCCACACCAGGCAACTCAGCATAGAACAGGGAACACATTTGGGACTTTGCAGGTAACCTATGGCCCAATACCATGCTGGGCATGGCGCTTACCCACTGagctattgggggggggggtactaATGTAGACTATTTTTGTCCCATTTGTTGTTTTTCCATATCTGCTGTGATGCCCACCTCGGTCAAATATCTTACTGCCAGTTCAGGTCGAGGCAGACACAAGAAGTGCGGTCACCTGGACAATGTCAACACTTATGCATCTGTACccccagcatgaatcagcacTTTCAGAAGAGGAGTGGAGCAAACGGGGACAGAATTGGCAGAAAAAATTGAACTTGAAGTCATGACCAAACATACAAAAAGGACGGAGGCGAACAATGTCTGACACAAACCTGAAAGAAAGTGCAGCCATGGTCACTCAGAATGACCACTGGCATCGCCGTGAGGTGGCTATTCAGATACCTTGGTTTTTGTAATTTGTATCAACCCCACGCAAATAACTGGGTGGTAATTGTGACCCCCCCTCTGGGTAACTTCTAATGCAGCTCGTGATTCACGAGTGCTGATGCCAAGTTGAACTTTTGTGTTCTCAGCCAGAACAGACACGGTcactttaaaaaattaaatttagaaCTATAGCATTTTGTTATTTCTTAAAGTCATACGGCTTCAAAATAAAAGCATTTTGACCTTGTGCCTGTTCTTGCGATGGTCTTTGCTGTTTCTGAAGTGGTTCATTGTATTATAGAACACACGCTGCACGAGTACGTTTGTGCACATATGGGCGGTGGGGTACTTGTAAGgagttattttatatttatatcacCCTTCACTTAATAAATTTAGTTAATTATTACTAGCTCAACTGTGGAAGAAATGTGACTACCATTTCTACAGGTCTTCCCTGCTGTTAGCACCCACTAGGGGCAATTCTTGGAGTCATCTGCGCCTCCTATAGTTGACTTCCCTTTTTCTTGTATTATTACTTTTATTATCATTATTAAGAAACCCACGCGAAGGCCCAAGCCTCAGAGTGGAGTACGCCACCTAGACTGAAAAGAGTAGAAGAGACGATGAGGTGAGTGGACCTGACTTTGGGtggcaccaagcttgggttttgaaaAGCCAGGAGCCTTGTGGGAGGAAGGAGagtctgagggaggtaaggaattGCATAGCACTGAGGTCCTGAGAAGAGCAGCAGATACTGCGAAGAGCCTTGATTCCAGCACTGTGTTCTGCAACTTTAGAGGAACAAGAGTAGAAAGTTCAGAAGGACAATGACCATAGCAGCATTGATAAAATACCAAATAAAGACATAATACTTTGGCTGCACCCTATTGTGATGCTGAAAACATGGAAACAAAATGTCTTTAGGTTTCCCTCTACTGTATCCTAGACATAAAGGAAATAACCCATACCGAGGGGCCCTTGCAATATTGATGTATAGTAAGTGCTGGGAGAGGAGTGTGATTACACTGGAATTACTCACCCTCTGCCTCATTTTCCTCCTATCTCTGTGGAGATATCTCTTGCCTCTAGGAactggagtagaccattcagccccttgagcctgtcccaccattcaattcgatcatggctgatctgtatcttaactcccgtctacccgccttggttccattaacccttaatatccttgcctaacaaaaatctatcaatctcagttttgaaattttcaattgacccccggactcaacaactttttgggggagagagttccagatttccactcccctttgtgtgaagaaatgctttctgacatcaccccttaacGGCCCAGCtctattttaaggttatgcccccttgttccaccAGAGGagatactttctctctatctaccctatcaaatcctttaatcatcttaaacatctcaattagatcaccccttaatcttctacactcaagggaatacaagcctagtcgatgcaacctgtccttttttttattattctttcatggaatgtgggcgtcgctggcaagtccagcatttattgcccatccctaattgcccttgagaaggtggtggtgagccgccttcttcaaccgctgcagttcgtgtggtgaaggttctcccacaatgctgttagatagggagttccaggattttgacccagcgacaatgaaggaacggcgagatatttccaagtcgggatagtgtgtgacttggaggggaacgtgcaggtggtgttgttcccaagtgcctgctgcccttgtccctctaggtggtagaggttgcaggtttgggaggtgctgttgaagaagccttggcgagttgctgcagtgcgcggtacacactgcagccacggtgcgccggtggtgaagggagtaaatgtttagggtggtggatggggtgccaatcaagcggactgctttgccctgaatggtgtcgagcttcttgagtgttgttggagctgcactcatccaggcaagtggagagtattccatcacactctgacttgtgtcttgtagatggtggaaagactttgaggagtcaggaggtgagtcatttgctgcagaatacccagcctctgacttgctcttgtagccacagtatttatgtggctggttcagttaagttgctggtcaatggtgacgcccaggatgttgatggtgggagatttggcaaatgtaatgccgttgaatgtcaaggggaggtggttagactctctcttgttggagatggtcattgtctggcacgaatgttacttgccacttatcagtcctcataatttaacccttttagccccggcatCATTGGGACCTTCTGCTCTACATAGTTTTGAATTACCCTAGACCTTTAAATTTGAGAAATTGTGCAGTAAAACTTTAAGCTAATAATTGGCATTTGCTCGATATTCTAGAGCTATAGACCGCACCAACGGTCAGTCTTTCTCATGACATTTTAACTTCCTTTAACCGTAGGACGCCCTTCGTAACTCTGGCAGCGATGGGAGCGGTCAAATCTCCCTGGAGTTCTACCAGAAGAAGAAGTCCCGCTGGCCGTTCTCAGACGAGTGCATCCCGTGGGAGGTGTGGGCCTTCAAACTCAACGTGGTGAACCTGGCCAACGAGCAGGAGAGGCAGATCTGCCGCGAGAAGGTGGGCGAGAAACTGGGCGAGAAGATCATCAACATCATAGAGGTCATGAACAGACACGAGTACTTGCCCAAAATGCCCACGCAGTCGGAGGTGGACAATGTCTTTGACACGAGCCTGAGAGACGTGCAGCCCTACCTGTACAAAATCACCTACCAGATCACCGATTCTCTTGGGACATCTGTTAGTACCACCATGAGGAGGTTGATCAAAGACACCCTGGCTTTATAATCTGTCGAATAACCATCAAAAAGCAAACTGACACTGTTGCATTTTTACTTTACTCCTTTCCCCTGCCTTCCCTTTCTGCTgttggtttatttttttttccttagcCATTTTTTTGGGGAGTCTAATTTTGGGAGGCCGATTTGAAATCCCACCGGATTATGTTCACCACGCTGTGCGGTTTCTCGCAAAGTTTCATTTTGTTAGTGAGGCTTAGTATGAAGAAGATCTTGCAAAGTTTGtatgtatttatttttttttaatagctggAGATGGTCAGATACAAATTGCAAATCGCTGGAAAGGGCTCCAGAAAGGAGACACACGGACGGGACAGCCAGGTTCAAGCACTCCCCTCTTAGCTGTTGATAATTTCCCGATCAAATGACCAACCCCCCTTGCTGGAAAGTATCTTATGCGGGTGGACTACAGGCAAGGACATGGTCGGACTTGCATGCGATGCCTTTCAGAATAAAATAGCCTACCCAGTACAGAGTGCCAAGGTTCATAGCTAAAGGATTGCCACTAAGAGATAATGGAAGTCTGCTGGTACCACAGCATGAGTCACCTTAAGGAGaaaatttgggggagggggaagtaaaGAGCAGAAAAAGACCCATCAGAAAAGCATATAAATAATTATATTTAAAATGTAAGTGGAGATACAGTATTCTGAAGCTGATTTTTGAGGCCTTGTTTTAATTTTCATACGGCATAGTCCTTTACGATAAGACTGAACAAACCAAAAATCCGTTTAGAACTTTTATTCATTTGTGTTCAAATGTTGATACTTGCTGGCTCCAGGTAGCTCACCTGGGTTGGCACCACCAAGAGGCCTATTCGTCTTTGGTCATTGCAGCAATAACAACTTACACATATATAATCCCATAAAAGAGATCAGGCACCGATTCAGGAGATTGGGAAAAGAGTTAGGGGAAGGTGGGGttaagggagagaattccaaattatAGAACATGATGATTGAAGGCTGAGGGTGGAGCATGTTTGGGGGGGccagggtcacacactgtccaagTGGTTATCAGGAAGTTTGTGTACATCATTTCTAGTGTtaagatttttttccccatttctttACATATATATtgttaataaatttgttaaataaCTCGTCTAAGCTATCAAAACCAAGCGGAAGAAATTGTTGCGTTGGAACATTTTCCCTATCACAGCAATTGATGAAAAGGGGCTTCTTTCCCCAATGAGCAAGAGCACAACCTGGTGTGTTACTAAGTTGTTTTGGTTTGTATTTTTGGTTAGCTGGGTATCTGACATGTACAGCAACCCATAATCATGCTTAAGAGTCTCCAAGCTATTGAGAAGTTTCCACATAAGCAGAATTTCTGCTTGTCTGATATGGAGTACACATCCTCTCCCTGTAGGGGGAACTTACCTCCATCCAGAGAGTTTAGTGTATGCAAAAGGTACTGCTGCAACTTAACCAGACAAAACCGCCCAGCTTCCCAGCATGGAGTCACTGGTAAGCTTCCTGGACCGCCCTACTTCCAGGGTTAGCTGGAGCTGAATGGGAAGAATCCCAGATCTCATTAATACATCTATCCCTCCAAACCCGCTTAATGAGGCAGGCAGGCTAGCTGATGCCATACAGCTCTGTGGATCTACCTGGCTTAGGTATCAATTTACTGAGGTTAGACCTGGTTCTGATCTTCCATTGCCAGGCATGTCATCTTAAAACTTACTTGGCTGTAAAGAGATCCCACCTACCTCCCACTCGAGAAGGACAGTCACTAGTTCATCATTGGACAATTGACAAGCATGGGTGGAATGGTGAGTAGCATAAGTCACCAATGGATGTGTGAATGCATTGCCACCATCTTACATACTCTTGAAGAGTGGTTCTATCAGTTAGAGATGTGGAGATCCATCAGCAGCTGCTTGCCCCTGGTAACGCAATCCTGGTAGATGCCGAACCCTGGACACAAGTCAATGTTCTCATACCCAGTCTCCAACCATAGCTTCTCCAGCACCTTATGCACGCTACTGAAGGCTGTACTAAGCCACACAGACCGAATGGTCCAAGTTTGATCATGAGTGAGTCTGTGcttagttagctgatttcagctggagtGTAGGTAGGTGTGTTACAATTGGTCTCGGTGGCCTTGGGCTTCCTGCCTCCGGGCGCTATCCAGTGACTCGTGCTGGGCGGCACAGGCTGGTGGACATCAGGTAAGAACAAGATCAGGCTAACCTGTGATGCCCTTTACAGTCAAATAGCTCACTGAAAGtcactgggctcacacatgaaaaatagccATTTAGGTGATGTAACGGAAGATTGGTGTCTGGAAAAATTCACCAGaacgagtcagtgccttcaggagaggaataaaGGGAAGAAAACTGGGGTGGGTGGGAATAGATTTCTAAGTTGCAACTCTTAAAGAATAAACAGTGACATTCTTCATGCAGAATCCAGCAGCGTCACTGAGATGGACACGCACACTAGAAAAAATAAGCGAGTTGtatctgattttattttaaatgtgttgcATGTATTCTAAGTCAGGTTGCTCACTGTTATGCAAAAAGACAGATTCCTTCTCAGCCTAACTGATGTGTATAATATTGACTATAACAATGGGCTGTGTAGCACATCAAAAGAAATTGCACATAATATAAGCAGGGAAAATATCAACACACTGTAATAGGAGATACTCAAATATGACCATTAAAGATATTTATAGGAATTCAAGAAAATTTAAATCTTTTATTAAATTTTcttttgaggaaaaaaaaaatggtgtttgGTGTATAACTGAGATTTAGAGTTAGAACCGTTGCTATGGACCTGAAGTTGGATTAACCCCTTTGGCATTAATGTAGTCCCCAAATTAGCAATTACATGTCAGGTTTTGAACT
Coding sequences:
- the atg101 gene encoding autophagy-related protein 101, producing the protein MNCRSQTLELTVEARQIEETVLAVLHTVLLHRSSGKFHYKKEGTYSIGTVGTEDVDCDFVDCTYVRVSSDELDRTLRRSVGEFKDALRNSGSDGSGQISLEFYQKKKSRWPFSDECIPWEVWAFKLNVVNLANEQERQICREKVGEKLGEKIINIIEVMNRHEYLPKMPTQSEVDNVFDTSLRDVQPYLYKITYQITDSLGTSVSTTMRRLIKDTLAL